Below is a window of Neodiprion virginianus isolate iyNeoVirg1 chromosome 4, iyNeoVirg1.1, whole genome shotgun sequence DNA.
tttaatatttacaaaatagagaattaaatttaatagaacatttaataaaaagttcgggacaaaaattcaatagattatttaaatataatgtaagacatccgttttttgttttattgtttttcaatgatgccaaagaagtataacttctcacgcgcgtacctaagtacacgcacccgtttttaaatttgtttagATGGAAGATTGCCATCAATGACGCTGGTCAATGAAAGTTTGCCCGCAGAGCAACTTGGGCCGatacaaaattcgaaaaacgatGCAGGTATTATATTCTCCTCCGCAGCATTGAGcaattattttgtataaaataccttgaaaaaatacaaaaaaaatgcaattgaGAAGCGCAATTTGGTCtatttttcgacaattgatagacagctaaaaaaaatcatatcttATTGGTTAATGTATAGAATATTCTGAAaaaaccaaaagttttttttaatagatGTAACAAccgaaaaaatgttgaatgaaataaacaaaagaaaagtaaatagTTATTGGCTTTCTACAATTGTTAACcacaatttataatatacaatttttatatattgccatttttatttctaatccttttattatgattttcaCGTATATCGAAAGATTATCTTCTCCAAGTGTTTCTTGTAATGGAgacaagaatttcaaaaaatatcaccGGAGCCAAACGATCGATAACACGGATCAACACAAAATTTTACCTCGACTTTAAAGTATTAGATTTCGATTCTTTAGTTCGTaattagacgaaaaaaaaatatatagcatgaaaaagtttgcttttgtattTAGGAGACCGattgaacgatatttttcaaaatctgtggttttaattatcaattaaagatgaaaccatttaaataaacatttttattatttttattaagtttTACTGTCAAAATAAGTTacaaaaaagtagaaaataattaaaaagtgcacgcttttactttttcctttATGTTCGTAAGTACTTTCTCTCAATAAACCCCAAATATAGTCTCCGATCATGTTTTCATTGCATTGGCCTTGACAACGTTGTTCGAAGCTCAAAATGTCCCGATGAAAACGTTCTCCTTGTTCTTCTGAATACGCTCCTatgttgtttttaaatttatctaaaTGAGCATGCAGCATATGTACTTTTAATGAGTACATTTTCAGTTATTCTGGACTTCTACAAAACACCTGATCGTTGTTTATCACTCGAGTGCCATCTAGAAGCACTGTCTGAACGTTAAAACCCAACTCTGATCGCGCggtattttttaatgtatttaaaataattaatatttaaaaaaaattttacaatgagtatttttactataactattacaaaagcaaactttatacTAAAAAAAGgtgttttcttttcgtttttgttcataattaaccagaaaatcataaaataaactttaggacgaagaacaaaattttttttgtggaaCCGTGTAATGCAtgatataaacaaaaaaattgacgagcTCAAAAATATGATCGCCATGACTCTCCAAGTACAACCAGACATCGATGATGGAACTAACGCAACGAGGGCACAACTAAATGATGTGCTACCATTCGCTTCTCAGGAAGCTTTTATCGAATTCGACAGAACAATTGCCGTGTCTGATGACAAGCGTAATGCTCTggtacgtatatattttctgaaaataatatcatGTGTTCTTACTTTTCTAATTTCTAGTAATATTTTatgtttcagaaaaaagtGATCACATCATTGATTTTTGTATCTTGCAACATCAAACGTGCGTTCAATCGTACAATGCCAGCTCTCATCACTAAAGATGTCCAACTGCAATATAGCGGATGTGGACGTAAGACTAAAAACAACCCAGGCAAACTTTCTTTTGCAGCGACGAACACTTTCAAGTGCATTCGAGGTATgtttatttgtattttactATCAAAAATAATTGGTCTGCGCAACAATATGTGGAAaacaatttaatatttttctctctttacaGATATTTTCCAGATAAAATTTCCTACCGACGAATCCACCGCTTTACTGCCATATTTGAGCCGTTGGCTAGCGGGGGCTGGAGATCGCGAGGGTGGTCGTGCGGCACGGATGTCAATCGGTCCTAacgacaaaaataataacaaataggGCGTGATGATTTATTATCTTTGCGACTTACTATCTTTAACTTCATGTGATAATCCTCTCGAtgtgatattattttatagtATCTTGATCTCTTCATAATTATAATCTTAATTTTCATCACAATATAAGTATACGAAtacgaattgaaacaaaaataaaaaaaaaaaaacgacattTCATCATTGAATGACGAGATTATGTATTACGTACGATATGTACGATATtagtattatacatatatgtatgatatTAGCATTACGTGGGATATTAGAATATATAGTAGaaaaatacattaaaaatatattaaaaaatcggtttttttcaATGACCTGTTTTTATTGAATCGCCTTTGAGCAAAAAGATTGGCACAGTCCTTATGCCAACTCTACGCCGGTATTGGCCCAATCGTGAGGCCGAAATTGGCGGAGCGTTGGGTTGTTTTCGCACGCAACACTGGCCCGACACTGCCAAGAAAACCGGGCCAGCATTGGTATCAGCTTTGGTGGAATGCTGGTTGATGAATGGCCAACTTGTACCCCGAGGGTTAGCATAGTAGTGATTCCAACTCTACGCCAGTATTGATCCAATCGTCAGGCCAACGTTGGCGGAGTATCGAGTTATTTTCCCAACCAGTACTGGCCCAATGCTATCTATCAGTCCTAGTTTACCGTAGGACCGTTCCTATCACTCCAACCTTGGTTCAAGCGTCGGCCTAGTAGTGACACCAACTGTCGGGCATCCGGCGGACAGCGTTGGCGCAATACTGTGCCGAGCTTGGGCcgtttgaacattttttcatgGGTAGTTTATTCTTGACGTAAACATAAgtatttgatttattttattgttattgaaGTGATTTAATTTAGTAACTAATAATGGGAGATCGACTTCGTCATAAGGGacgttttataaaaaaaaaaaaaaagtgctggataaaaaaattaaaatagcgAGTAGTTTACAAGCGAAAAAAGAAGCAGCAAATAAACCTGTTACGTCTAACCTCTTAGAGGGTCCTCGTCTAGTAGAAATGAGAGAATTATGTAAAAACTTAAAATGCTGTCAATGTACTAACGTACTCTGTCTCGATGATACAGTGGATAAAACACGTTCAGGGTTAGATTCTATCCTGAGAGTCGAATGTATGAAATGTAATGCTATAACACGAGTATCAACTGGAAAATCTCATGCCGTccacaataataaaaaatgtaaacattcTGCTACCACCACGGGCGTAGTACTCAATAAGTTTATTAAATATACattagttattattattttattgaaacatGATAACTCATTAAATTGTATGGTTactcgaaagaaaataaaatttaatcattgTGAGTAAATAAAATACTGATTTTTACGTATTTATCATAGGTGCTGTACATGCTGGCTATGGCTGCGCTGGACTAAACAAAATATTGGCTTGTTCAAATATGCCTGGAGTTTCTACGAAAATGTTTAAGAGGTATGAAAGAGAAGTTGGCCCTGCAATTGAAAAGGGTGCCCAGGTAAGCTGTAGGAAAGCTGCTGAAGAAGAACGGCAACTAGTGATTGATAACGTCGAAAAATTGTGTGAATTGCTGTAAGTTTTATTTGGTTTTCCGCAATAACGCTGCGTCAATTTCTTTGCAATTATCTCTATCacttaaaaaaatacttttttacaCATATACTTATTGATGTCGGAAGTGCGAATATTCTGCGAATATTTTAACAGGCACTGATGTAATCTTATTACATCTGtatctgtaaaaatattcgtgGAGTGTGCCAAACAACActtatattaatatatgtaaGTTTGACGGCCTCCGAACTTATTGTTGGTTTACATGCGTGAGTCCTAGGACTGGTCGGCTAAGCGTGGGCGTTACGAACGACTGGACTCGAAAGAAGCAGTCGTGGATAAACTATGCTGCGTAATAGTCGTACTCATTTCCAACTTATAGAATGCCAACAATTTGTGTTGATTTAGGTAAGATCCGTATAGTAATATAAGTTAGTCATagttatatacatacaatattgTACTAAATATTCCTTTACTTATAGCGATTATTCACTGCAACAACACGTGTTGGTTATCTCAACCTGCCCAACAATCATCATTGTTAAGTCTCTGCAATAGAAacttatgtatataaataatgatttgGAGATAATTGTGAAATTTACATACATTGGAATTTTTACTTCCAccttgaatttgaaaattttggtaTAGTAATGATTTataattgtacatattttacaaaattgttttttgctTAAACATCCAGAACAAGGTGTTCTTCAAAAATGTGTTGActtattgattaattaattggtGACAAACTAGAGTGACTCTTATAACTTAAAAGGGTtgcggaaataataattcctgaGTCTCAACGACTTGGGTTGGTGTAGAAACGATACTAAAACATTATATTAACACCGatcacaaataattacatagataataacaaaaatgGTTATAACACTTATAGTCACCTAAATCAACAACAATGTCGGTTTTGACGATCGGGAATGCAGGCTTAGTTAATAGTAATAGttaaagaataatttataataaacaataTATGTTGCGGAGCATTCACTATGACGCTAGTGGGTGTCCCGAGCGCCTGTCAATCACTCCCCTCTCTCCCGAGGCGATGGCTCCGCGGTGTTCACTCGGATTGTGGATTCGGAAATGTAAATACTCTGATCAAGATAAAAGCAAAGATGACCACAacagtggaaaaaattttgagggcAGTGCTTAAGCGATGCAGGCAGATGCTGGAGCAGCATTAATAAATGACGATAAGATTCTTAAAGAATATAATCTTGCTGCTCGAGTATTAATTGGCGATGAGGACAGTTCGACGATTGCGGCTGTACGTCGAGAAAATCCAGAAAATGTTAACAAGCtttgtgataaaaaatcatttcaaaaaaaatttcggcaAGGATTTATACAAACTAGCTAattacaaagaaataaaaaaaaggtaccATTGAACACATTAAAAAATGCTTTGGATATGCTATTGCTCAAAATTCCGGCAACTGTAAGAATTTAGCAAATACGTTACGTAGTATTCCAgatcatttatttaattgccACGAAAATTGTGGCGTTGGTGTAGCCGGAAAAATGGTTCTACTTGACTAAAAATCACCCTTTCAGATACTTTACTATATAATGAATTATCTGCTTCATTTACAAAGTACGCCGCCAATGCTCAGAAATTCTTGATTGCTGCATCGAGTCAAGCGAATGAGTCGTTTAACAATATCATGGCTCACAAATCACCCAAGAATATTTGTTAAAGCCGAAGTGAATCGTCGAGTTTTCGTCTTGCTAGCTCAgtgtgtgtgaaaaatgatggTGAATCATACCTCATGAAGGTTCGCAAAACTTTGGGGCTGCCATCAGGGCAGTACACAGCTTTCTATGCTAAACAATCTGATCTCAAGCGGGAAAAACGATCTAAAACTGCTAAATTACCGGATGCTAAAAAACAAAGGATTTCTGTAGCCGAAGAACGCgagaagttgaagaaaaaaaatgagagcACAGAAGGTATACAATATCAGccaattttcggtttttccgAGTCATGTGAGGCTTCCATAGACTTTGGTAACTCACAATTGGAAAGCAGTGAGATTAAAATAACACCTAAGACCTGGAATCTAGTATATTTTGATTTGGAAACGTCTGGTTTCAGCAAATCGgacgaaattttacaaattgcgCCATCGTGTGAAGGTCGAGCGTTTAGTGTTTACATAAATCCAACAGAGCACATTGATGAAAAGTCTTCTGTCCATACTGGACTAAAGAATATAAAAGGTGATTTATACCTAAGGGGAACCAAAGTTTTGTCTGTTCCGCTGAAGGATGCGCTTCGAGGCTTTCGACAACTTTTAAGCCTATCATGTAAACCATGTTTACTTGTTGCGCATAACGTGAATTTTGATGAATCGCATTTACTCCGTGCAATTTTGAAATGCTCTATGGTGCAAGGTTTTGATAAAATTGCTGGGTTTTCTGACTCATTGCCTTTgtttaaaaaacattttggCACTAAAAAATTCCAGGtgaatttcaactttcaacacCAGCTGGTGAACATTTGAATGTCAAGTTAGATGATCAATTTCATGAAGCAATGTATGATGTAAATATCTTAGAGCGGTTAGTCGCATTaactgatgaaaataatttatttttcaattctaaatCTCACAGAacatatttaaataatgtaactgaattaaaaattactgCCACTGCAATGATAGATTTGTCTCCTTTAAAAGGCATAGTGTCAGatcatatttaaaaaaaaaatggctactgaaggtataaaatataatgattTAGTAACAAAATATCAAAGTGAGGGAACTGAAAAGTTTATGTAATACTTAAAAAGTCCTGGTTGTGATAAAAAGGCAAGAGTTTCCAAAGACAAACGAGTACTTGATAAGTTAgtcaagtttttcgaaaaaaagtaATGCTATTTGTATCAAATGATCTATTTTGTTAATATATTgctcaaaaatatttattatgaatgaatattttaatagacaaatattatttatcactGAAGTTTTGTTGTATACTTCGTTATAGATATTTCGTTTAACATATTCTATATTTGATATGATtgtcataaataaattaataaaacgttataaaaaatgtttgtttttatataattattatttctactaATTATTAGTAtccaatgaaaaatttttattactttattgTGTCTTTAGCTGTTTCGTATTTTCTCGCTCATTTTTATGCTCCGCCATTTCGTTTACTCGTGACTGTTTCTCATATCCCGTCCACTAAAAGTAATCCTTTAAATATGTAATTCATTTTGATTCATTATGTAAACGACgaggtaaataattttcatctttttttcaattgctcaaaatatatttttcttcgttgtattaattttttgtgagAACGGTGAAATTccttcaaagaaaaaaaaataacacttGCCATTTTCCCACGCTTTCCCCATGGTACATATCATTTGCTACACAAAcaatatcatttttaattgcaaatatCTCCTGTTAGACGAGGTCAATCGCCTCCTAATTTTAACAGCGTATGTATTAAGCATTTAACTACTTATATTCCAAGTTTGAaagatttcttgaaattcaGCTTGCGCGACCGTACTACCTTAATTGCATTGAATTTCCGACTTCGAATGGTATGTGATTCTTTCACGATTTGTATACCGAAACTATTACTGCTGAAGCTTCCCAGCTTGTACAGCTctttcataaatttatacttATTTCCTATAACGTATATCGATTTTCcactttgacaaatatttgaaatgttaACAATATAACCATCGATAAGTAAAACACAGTTATTCCTACCATCATCTCTTTGCAATTTGCAACAGTGCGTGATTAAAACTTTATATTGAGAATCATTAGTCTCATCAGGATGTAAGAGTCTGGACATCACACGTATACGTTCACACATATACGTGTGGTGTCGATCATCGTGAGGCTGTGAGAATGGTCAGTCGGTCAGTAATCGTCAAATCATCCACATCTATGTAATGGCCGTATAAGACCCAAGACCGAATTTTtaactatttatttatttgtttttctattgTAACATTTGCGAACCCTGTTGGGAAAGTGACGAAATTCAGAATCCGATGATCagattgattaaaataaacaatacaTAAGGACTGACGATTCAATAGAGCGGAAAAACATTTGCTTTTATCGTACGACGCCTCCAAAAGATAAGCGttatttttcagtatttattattattttagtttatttCATCCTTCATCACGATTCCCGACCAATTTTTATCAGTCTCAccattcttattattatacgatgACTTCTCTATAATGCATTTATAGTACTTGGCTTGGCAAACAAGCAATTCGTTACGAAATTGGCGCCCGAACAAAAGTCCTTTTATCTTTTTCAtatatttgtcaattttgttttatgtTAATGATACAGCACGAAGAGCAATAAGGTCATGTAAAATAGATGTAATATATATTGATGGCTAACCGTTTAACTATTCAAACTAGTTCCAAAATTGTACATTCACCAATATCAACAAAGAAAGAGACAAAGTCAAGTACACAAAAATCCACAATAAATATGTTCGCTCTTTGGGAGCTTGTATTTCGACCGAGCCGCTTGGAAGGTGTGAGTCGCTTGGAATCAGAGATGAGTTGTGGTGTTGAGTTTAATTTGTATAATgctatttatttaatttatttacaatatgtacaattatttacatGGCTGCCAAGTGATGCATGGTGCAGTTTTAGTTATAATGCAATGGGATGGAGGCGTCAGTGTTGATGTCAGTCGGCTAGGGGGATCGGTCACGGTCCTGGGTGGCGGAGTGTACCTGCTCTCCGGCGAACTGGGAGGCGTTAGTGATGATGTCAGTCGTCTAGAGGGATCGGTCACGGTCCTGGGTGGCGGAGTGTACCTTCTCTCCGGCGAACTGGGAGGCGTTGAGGGACGGCGGTACTCAGTCGGTTTTGCCGGAGACTCCCACTCGCTGTCAGTAGTTTGGGTGGCAATTGTCGCAAAGGACCGCTGCGGTTCAGGAAATGGTGACACAGGAGGTGGGATGTGCCGGTAATAGCTCGGCGAAGTCAGTCGCGCTCGGCGAACATCCCACAAGGAGAGAAGCACGGCTGGTGGTCTTGTGAGCGGTCGAGCGGGAACGTCTATTAGGTGTAGTGTCCAAGGGACAGGCGGGTTTGATGAAGTTGATTTTTGTTGGTCGCTGGCCGAAGCCAGATAAAAGGAGTCCGTCATATAACGTCGCGTCGTCAAGTCTGTTGTGAAGTCAGTCAGCTTGGTCAGTCAGTCGTTGTCGTGATGATGAGATGGAGCAGTGTCGTTCGGAGTCGGTTGGAAGCGTCAAGGCGTTGAACTCGAAGTGTCCTGCCGATCGGTCTGATCGGCCGTCTCTTATTCCAGCCTCGGTGGATCCTTGATAGCGGGAGACCGCGTTTGGCGCTTACGCAACGCGCTCAGCTGCGTGGGTGGCGTGAGCGGCGTGCGTGACGTCACACTTTCTTTTGGGTCGCGTGATTAGAAAGCACGCGAGGCTGGTTGCCTCGCGTGAGCTGGAAGGCGCGCGACCAACGAGTTGTGTTCACGTTGTTGTGAACAAAATATAAACATGGAAGAACAGTTGGAACGTCTTAAGGAAGAGTTAGCGAGTCTATCTGGTATAAAGGAATGTGTGGCACAGTTACAAAATCAACAAACACGAAATGACGAATTAGCCcgagaaattcaaatattgaaGAATCAAAATCGAGAACAGCGGGAAATGCTCGAAACAATTCGTCCTCGGCAGACACAAACAGTAAATAATGATGAAACGTTGGTAAGTGGATTGGTAGCAAGTTTACAAAGGACACATATCGATGTAAATAttcctgaattttttgacgaaGAGAGTTCAAATCCAATAGAATTCTTAGATAATATGGAAagctattttaatttaaaaaatattgttggtCAATGGAAATTAGGAATTATAGAGAATAAATTGAGAGGCAGAGCTAAGTTATGGTGGAGTTCGATCAAACACCAGATTGAAAGTTATGATGCGTTTGAACGAAcatttctggaaaaattttactctattCCCATACAAGTTAAGGCAAAAAATAGGTGGAGTTCTCGAAAATACAAATCACAAGATGGATCAttacaaatgtattttttcaagcaAATTGTTGAAGCCAAATATTTTACTCCGAAATTAGATGTTTTTGAAGTCAATTACACCATTATACAACAGTTGCCAAACAGAATTCGTGATATATTAGCAACagtaaatttttctgataccAAACAAATAGAACAGACATTATCACAATTGGACAGTACATATCAAGAgcgagagaatgaaaaacgtcaaaatcaaaatagcAGTAATCCGATAAATCAATCtcaaaattttagaaatacaacgtataaatataatgatagccaatatataaattatcaacCCGCTAATAACCAAATTGGTCCACAATCTCAGATCAATTATCAGAATTATAGCCATAACAATTCGCAAGTTGCAAATACAGGCAATGTGATGACAAATGGGCAAAGtccgaataatttttcagcgTCTACAAATAATCATATAATATTACCTAATCTAAGATATCCACCACCTCCATTATTAAGTACACATCATCAAGTCGTAGGAAAACAAGGCGTTGATAACGTgataaatacaaatttaaagTAAATAACAACGCGCTGCGATTGGGTCCCGCATCGTGTTGTGACTATGTAAATCTAGCTGAGGACCTTGTAGGTGATATTGACGATAATCCGTATGTACCAAAAACTCATGATACAGAACACCACTTATTCAAGGAGCCACACAtaagtagtgtatatatgccgGTTCTAactcaaagatggcggcgctcccccctagttcccccctagctcccccctagctcccccctagctccccctaGCCCCCCCCCGACTCACGGCGcaccgccccccccccccgactcGTCCCCTCCCCCCTCGCGACTCGCGGcgcacccccccccccggtcATTTTCGGCGGCTATTTCCATAGgatcacacacacacacacacacacacacacacacacacacacacacacacacacacacacacacacacacacacacacacacacacacacacacacacacacacacacacacacacacacacacacacacacacacacaaaataattcctgtcgagacttgtttggcgccggaaagccgcacataaatcagatAGGGTAAAAACTTGccagatctattgaaaaaattccaggaaattgcTCTTTGAGATAGTGCTGACAATGCACTTAAACCAATCTGGGATAGTGAGCGTCCCCATAAAAATTCCTCGCACAATATGCGTGTCGAGACTTgtccaatggaaaaattgtagtgggggtgggtggtatataaagcgtacgtctatcgtgatcgtcactctgttctcatcgtattctcattgtgaactgttctcgctcgtgaaataacctcgaaacgcgatggatctagcaaaagttaaccacgtcagccgcctggagaatctgccaaccaagaagatgtcggaactcgaaattgggggagtgtatgacgtcatcgggttacgactggtcaaaacaaaattcggggtacgtgttctggcgacaatcgatggagaatacaacgtcttcttaccgccgagaatcgcaagagttctacaagaagattccagtcagctgactgaaatgtgtagcatggccggagaaaatcgtctgcaaatgaaataccttggtggagaattcaacaagttcgaattttcatgcagttatgcgccttaaatgaactatgcgacccccctctacttccacaaaattcatccacgagagggtaaaagcgggtgtgctggagatggaatagtcagtcttccacatacaatccgtcagtatataatcgagcgcaacattcccactcctcaacatggcgatgatcctagacgtgcaatgttttatcggtcataacatgaagtttgtacccaaggaagtcgcagtcgtgaatgtaaacgggtcgggtctggattacatcattttcaagccgCCCTATGATTTGGCAAGCCTACCACTTGAATGTAGAGCTACCAATGTATGGTTGACGCACAATCACCGTGGAATATCATGGAACGCAggcaacaaatctcacgaggatgtgacgaagattgtgagaaaaatggttgaaaatgcgtgttacgtatacgtcaaaggggcggagaagaaagcatggctgacggagatcgtcgatggtacaacgagggttattaatatggaagatttgcatatcataccccctgcactgaaaaaattgaggtaCATGGAAGCGGCATCGTGGCACGACGCGAACCATGGATACTCTCCAGCGAATAACCTCCAGCAAGCAGCAGCGCCAGGCtcaatttggtatgatgacaactctgaatacatcccggcatacaattgtgcgtttgaaaatgtgcagcgactaaggagttggtattcgaaggagtgtaccagctccctcgagaaatccttccgtctgtacaaagaattggacgATTTAAGGGCAATGATGTCCGAGGATACagcttttttaccaaaagaatttatctgcacgttcgcatcaaactccatcaatgatgcgtgggataaactaccagagaatatgaaaatggaccaCGCCGTCGCAAGGTTCCGCAGATGTagcatacattatacaccaGGACCCGATGGCGATATCGTGGATGGACCGAATCCCCTAATTAAAGACTGTTTAGCTTGCAATCGcgtgtatagataatatggacaatatttaccaaaataaaaatagaatttattaggatatatacaattatattcgcgtttatatgtagaatattcgatagaattaatctcaattatatcatagcttatacatggaattaaaaaaatttactattcaataaaattataatctagaaataggatacattacaaatatatatctttataacttttacccattctcgtcatacaaaatgtaaatgttatgaatttttacttgtgaaaaatatataatcaataattatgaatttagcgtggtttattcctcgaaataatccataaaatcattatcgctATCCTGTTCATTAAcaatatcatcatcatcgctattttcaacatctataatt
It encodes the following:
- the LOC124302493 gene encoding uncharacterized protein LOC124302493, translated to MEEQLERLKEELASLSGIKECVAQLQNQQTRNDELAREIQILKNQNREQREMLETIRPRQTQTVNNDETLVSGLVASLQRTHIDVNIPEFFDEESSNPIEFLDNMESYFNLKNIVGQWKLGIIENKLRGRAKLWWSSIKHQIESYDAFERTFLEKFYSIPIQVKAKNRWSSRKYKSQDGSLQMYFFKQIVEAKYFTPKLDVFEVNYTIIQQLPNRIRDILATVNFSDTKQIEQTLSQLDSTYQERENEKRQNQNSSNPINQSQNFRNTTYKYNDSQYINYQPANNQIGPQSQINYQNYSHNNSQVANTGNVMTNGQSPNNFSASTNNHIILPNLRYPPPPLLSTHHQVVGKQGVDNVINTNLK